In one Acanthochromis polyacanthus isolate Apoly-LR-REF ecotype Palm Island chromosome 20, KAUST_Apoly_ChrSc, whole genome shotgun sequence genomic region, the following are encoded:
- the tnikb gene encoding TRAF2 and NCK interacting kinase b isoform X40 produces the protein MVVGEASILSPVSTDSTMASDSPARSLDEIDLSALRDPAGIFELVELVGNGTYGQVYKGRHVKTGQLAAIKVMDVTGDEEEEIKAEINMLKKYSHHRNIATYYGAFVKKNPPGMDDQLWLVMEFCGAGSVTDLIKNTKGNSLKEEWIAYVCREILRGLTHLHQHKVIHRDIKGQNVLLTENAEVKLVDFGVSAQLDRTVGRRNTFIGTPYWMAPEVIACDENPDATYDFKSDLWSLGITAIEMAEGAPPLCDMHPMRALFLIPRNPAPRLKSKKWSKKFQSFIESCLVKSHSQRPSTEQLLKHPFIRDLPNERQVRIQLKDHIDRTKKRRGERDETEYEYSGSEEEDEERDVGEPSSIINIPGESTLRRDFLRLQLANKERSELIRRQQLEQQQNEEHKRQLLAERQKRIEEQKEQRRRLEEQQRRERELRKQQEREQRRRYEEMEQLRREEERRHAEREQEYIRRQLEEEQRQLEILQQQLLQEQALLLEYKRKQIEEQRQAERLQRQLQQERAYLVSLQQQQQETPRPPADKKQLYHYKDQAPGSNDKPAWAKEVMRRAQSNSPRVPPKKFHSFREPRDVQLDNLLRLPGYKPRRRRPPSYPAHGSPSRENLHVPRIRVTCVPEPDPSQPVFRRPSRSPESRGRSPGRRVEDHYKMNRQTSPTLQHKVSNRISDPSLPPRSESFSSGGIQQARTPPMHRSVEPQMAHLVQVKSHGLSGSQSLYDPHGVSSSSSASPSPSRPPMPRQNSDPTSDTPPPPPLSRLAPPLDKLDRSSWLRQDDDMPPKVPQRTTSISPALVRKNSPGNGPGLGPRAGAHLIRASNPDLRRTDISMETPLKRTSSGSSSSSSTPSSQGGSNERGNSASKTEGSTLSSHDTKDDNRELTRPSRPADLTALAKELRELRQGEETSRPPVKVTDYSSSSEESHSSEDEEGEGGANDGTVAVSDIPRIMPAASQSTNESFGMMGGHNDSHGDSYGNSSQDGTLMMREYGMGGGGGSKASFTPFVDPRVYGTSPTDDDDNNSASALFADELLKQEQEQARLNEARKISVVNVNPTNIRPHSDTPEIRKYKKRFNSEILCAALWGVNLLVGTENGLMLLDRSGQGKVYNLINRRRFQQMDVLEGLNVLVTISGKKNKLRVYYLSWLRNRILHNDPEVEKKQGWITVGELEGCVHYKVVKYERIKFLVIALKNSVEIYAWAPKPYHKFMAFKSFTDLQHRPLLVDLTVEEGQRLKVIYGSSVGFHVIDVDSGNPYDIYIPSHVRLCRTPSLRLGLRCSQVSLRCSQVWLRCSQVWLRCSQVRLRCSQVRLRCSQVRLRCSQVRLRCSQVRLRCSQVRLRCSQVRLRCSQVRLRCSQVRLRCCQVRLRCSQVRLRCSQVCLRCSQVWLRCSQVSLRCSRVSLRRNLLSLLDNYSCGYR, from the exons ggtcGCCACGTCAAAACAGGGCAGCTCGCTGCCATCAAGGTCATGGACGTCACCGGA gatgaggaggaggagattaAAGCCGAGATCAACATGCTAAAGAAGTACAGCCACCACAGGAACATCGCCACTTACTACGGAGCCTTCGTCAAGAAGAATCCTCCGGGGATGGACGACCAGCTCTGG CTGGTGATGGAGTTCTGTGGCGCCGGTTCGGTGACAGAtctgatcaaaaacaccaaaggGAACTCTCTGAAGGAGGAGTGGATCGCCTACGTCTGCAGGGAGATCCTCAGG GGTCTGACCCACCTCCACCAGCACAAGGTCATCCACCGAGACATCAAGGGCCAGAACGTCCTGCTGACGGAGAACGCCGAGGTCAAGCTGG tggaCTTCGGTGTGAGCGCCCAGCTGGACCGGACGGTGGGTCGCAGGAACACCTTCATCGGGACGCCGTACTGGATGGCCCCGGAGGTGATCGCCTGCGACGAGAACCCCGACGCCACGTATGACTTCAAG agcgATCTGTGGTCGTTGGGAATCACAGCCATCGAGATGGCCGAGGGAGCTCCAC CTCTATGCGACATGCATCCCATGAGGGCGCTCTTCCTCATCCCCAGAAATCCTGCACCGAGGCTCAAATCCAAGAAATG GTCCAAGAAGTTCCAGTCGTTCATCGAGAGCTGTCTGGTGAAGAGCCACAGCCAGCGGCCGAGCACCGAGCAGCTGCTCAAGCATCCCTTCATCAGAGACCTGCCCAACGAACGGCAGGTCCGCATCCAGCTGAAGGACCACATCGACCGCACCAagaagaggagaggggagaggg ATGAAACCGAGTACGAGTACAGCGGCagcgaggaggaggacgaggagaggGACGTCGGAGAGCCCAG CTCCATCATCAACATTCCCGGCGAGTCGACTTTGAGGCGGGACTTCCTGCGCCTCCAGCTGGCCAATAAGGAGCGATCGGAGCTGATCCGCCGTCagcagctggagcagcagcagaacgagGAGCACAAGCGCCAACTGCTGGCCGAGAGGCAGAAACGCATCGAGGAGCAGAAGGAGCAGCGGCGGCGGCTGGAGGAG CAACAGCGTCGTGAGCGAGAgctgaggaagcagcaggagcgagagcagaggaggaggtaCGAGGAGATGGAGCAGCTccggagggaggaggagaggaggcacGCCGAGAGGGAGCAG GAATATATCCGTagacagctggaggaggagcagaggcaGCTGGAgatcctgcagcagcagctcctgcagGAACAGGCCTTACTGCtg GAGTACAAGAGGAAGCAGATCGAGGAGCAGCGGCAGGCCGAGCGTCTTCAGAGGCAGCTTCAGCAGGAACGCGCTTACCTGgtttctctgcagcagcagcagcaggaaacacCGCGACCGCCGGCCGACAAGAAGCAGCTGTACCACTACAAGGACCAGGCGCCGGGCAGCAACGACAAGCCGGCCTGGGCCAAGGAG GTGATGCGTCGCGCTCAGAGCAACTCTCCTCGAGTCCCTCCTAAGAAGTTCCACTCCTTCAGGGAGCCTCGGGACGTCCAGCTGGACAACCTGCTGCGTCTCCCCGGCTACAAGCCCCGCCGCCGCCGCCCGCCGTCCTACCCGGCCCACGGCAGCCCGTCCAGAGAAAACCTCCACGTTCCCAGGATCCGGGTCACCTGCGTCCCGGAACCCGACCCGTCCCAGCCGGTGTTCCGCCGGCCGAGCAGGAGCCCCGAGTCGAGGGGTCGCAGCCCCGGACGCCGG GTGGAGGATCATTATAAGATGAACAGACAGACTTCTCCTACGTTGCAGCATAAAGTCTCCAACCGGATCTCGGACCCGTCGCTGCCGCCGCGATCCGAGTCCTTCAGCAGCGGAGGCATCCAGCAGGCCAGGACTCCGCCCATGCACCGATCCGTAGAGCCTCAG ATGGCCCACCTGGTGCAGGTGAAGAGTCACGGCCTGTCGGGCTCCCAGTCCCTGTACGACCCCCACGGCGTGTCCTCGTCCTCCTCGGCGTCGCCCTCCCCCTCCCGGCCTCCCATGCCCCGGCAGAACTCCGACCCCACCTCCGACACCCCTCCTCCCCCGCCCCTGTCCCGCCTGGCACCCCCCCTCGACAAGCTGGATCGCAGCTCCTGGTTGCGGCAGGACGACGACATGCCGCCCAAG gttccTCAGAGAACCACCTCCATCTCTCCTGCTCTGGTCAGGAAGAACTCTCCTGGAAACGGGCCGGGCCTCGGTCCTCGGGCCGGAGCCCACCTGATCCGGGCCAG caaccccGACCTGCGGAGGACCGACATTTCCATGGAGACGCCCCTGAAAAGGACGAGCAGCGgcagctcctccagctccagcacccccagcTCCCAGGGAGGCTCCAACGAGAGAG gtaaTTCGGCCTCTAAGACTGAAGGTTCAACTCTTTCCTCCCACGACACCAAAGACGACAACAGAGAGCTGACCAGACCCAGCAGGCCTGCA GATCTGACTGCTTTGGCCAAAGAGCTGAGGGAGCTGCGACAGGGCGAGGAGACGAGCCGGCCGCCGGTCAAAGTCACCGACTACTCGTCCTCCAGCGAAGAGTCCCACAGCAGCGAGGATGAGGAGGGAGAGGGCGGAGCCAACGACGGCACGGTGGCGGTCAGCGACATCCCACGGATCAT gccGGCGGCGAGTCAAAGCACCAACGAGTCGTTCGGGATGATGGGAGGACACAACGACTCTCATGGAGATTCGTACGGAAACAGCTCTCAGGACGGAACGCTGATGATGAGAGAG TACGGGATGGGAGGCGGTGGAGGATCCAAGGCTTCCTTCACGCCATTTGTTGATCCGAGGGTCTACGGGACTTCTCCGACCGACGACGACGATAATAACTCTGCCTCAG CGCTATTTGCTGACGAGCTGCTGAAGCAGGAACAGGAGCAGGCCAGACTCAATGAGGCCAGAAAGATCTCTGTGGTCAACGTCAACCCAACCAACATCCGACCGCACAGCGACACGCCTGAGATCCGGAAATACAAGAAACGCTTCAACTCCGAGATCCTGTGTGCCGCTCTGTGGG gcGTGAACCTGCTGGTGGGAACCGAGAACGGCCTGATGCTGCTGGATCGGAGCGGTCAGGGCAAAGTTTACAACCTGATCAACCGACGGCGCTTCCAGCAGATGGACGTCCTGGAGGGACTCAACGTCCTGGTGACCATCTCAG GGAAGAAGAACAAGCTGCGTGTTTACTACCTGTCCTGGCTGAGGAACAGGATATTACACAACGACCCTGAAGTGGAGAAGAAGCAGGGCTGGATTACTGTTGGCGAGCTGGAGGGCTGCGTTCACTACAAAGTCG TCAAGTACGAGAGGATTAAATTCTTGGTGATTGCTCTGAAGAATTCGGTGGAAATCTACGCCTGGGCGCCTAAACCTTACCACAAGTTCATGGCCTTCAAG TCCTTCACTGACCTGCAGCACCGCCCCCTGCTGGTGGACCTGACCGTGGAGGAGGGCCAGAGGCTGAAGGTCATCTACGGATCCAGCGTCGGATTCCACGTCATCGATGTCGACTCCGGAAACCCCTACGACATCTACATCCCCTCACATGTAAGACTCTGTAGAACACCAAGTTTAAGACTTGGGTTAAGGTGTAGTCAGGTTAGTTTAAGGTGTAGTCAGGTTTGGTTAAG GTGTAGTCAGGTTTGGTTAAGGTGTAGTCAGGTTAGGTTAAG GTGTAGTCAGGTTAGGTTAAGGTGTAGTCAGGTTAGGTTAAG GTGTAGTCAGGTTAGGTTAAGGTGTAGTCAGGTTAGGTTAAG GTGTAGTCAGGTTAGGTTAAGGTGTAGTCAGGTTAGGTTAAG GTGTAGTCAGGTTAGGTTAAGGTGTAGTCAGGTTAGGTTAAGGTGTTGTCAGGTTAG GTTAAGGTGTAGTCAGGTTAGGTTAAGGTGTAGTCAGGTTTGTTTAAGGTGTAGTCAGGTTTGGTTAAGGTGTAGTCAGGTTAGTTTAAGGTGTAGTCGGGTTAGTTTAAGGCGTAATTTGTTGAGTTTGTTAGACAACTATAGCTGTGGTTACCGCTAG
- the tnikb gene encoding TRAF2 and NCK interacting kinase b isoform X37, whose amino-acid sequence MVVGEASILSPVSTDSTMASDSPARSLDEIDLSALRDPAGIFELVELVGNGTYGQVYKGRHVKTGQLAAIKVMDVTGDEEEEIKAEINMLKKYSHHRNIATYYGAFVKKNPPGMDDQLWLVMEFCGAGSVTDLIKNTKGNSLKEEWIAYVCREILRGLTHLHQHKVIHRDIKGQNVLLTENAEVKLVDFGVSAQLDRTVGRRNTFIGTPYWMAPEVIACDENPDATYDFKSDLWSLGITAIEMAEGAPPLCDMHPMRALFLIPRNPAPRLKSKKWSKKFQSFIESCLVKSHSQRPSTEQLLKHPFIRDLPNERQVRIQLKDHIDRTKKRRGERDETEYEYSGSEEEDEERDVGEPSSIINIPGESTLRRDFLRLQLANKERSELIRRQQLEQQQNEEHKRQLLAERQKRIEEQKEQRRRLEEQQRRERELRKQQEREQRRRYEEMEQLRREEERRHAEREQEYIRRQLEEEQRQLEILQQQLLQEQALLLEYKRKQIEEQRQAERLQRQLQQERAYLVSLQQQQQETPRPPADKKQLYHYKDQAPGSNDKPAWAKEVMRRAQSNSPRVPPKKFHSFREPRDVQLDNLLRLPGYKPRRRRPPSYPAHGSPSRENLHVPRIRVTCVPEPDPSQPVFRRPSRSPESRGRSPGRRVEDHYKMNRQTSPTLQHKVSNRISDPSLPPRSESFSSGGIQQARTPPMHRSVEPQMAHLVQVKSHGLSGSQSLYDPHGVSSSSSASPSPSRPPMPRQNSDPTSDTPPPPPLSRLAPPLDKLDRSSWLRQDDDMPPKVPQRTTSISPALVRKNSPGNGPGLGPRAGAHLIRASNPDLRRTDISMETPLKRTSSGSSSSSSTPSSQGGSNERGNSASKTEGSTLSSHDTKDDNRELTRPSRPADLTALAKELRELRQGEETSRPPVKVTDYSSSSEESHSSEDEEGEGGANDGTVAVSDIPRIMPAASQSTNESFGMMGGHNDSHGDSYGNSSQDGTLMMREYGMGGGGGSKASFTPFVDPRVYGTSPTDDDDNNSASALFADELLKQEQEQARLNEARKISVVNVNPTNIRPHSDTPEIRKYKKRFNSEILCAALWGVNLLVGTENGLMLLDRSGQGKVYNLINRRRFQQMDVLEGLNVLVTISGKKNKLRVYYLSWLRNRILHNDPEVEKKQGWITVGELEGCVHYKVVKYERIKFLVIALKNSVEIYAWAPKPYHKFMAFKSFTDLQHRPLLVDLTVEEGQRLKVIYGSSVGFHVIDVDSGNPYDIYIPSHVRLCRTPSLRLGLRCSQVSLRCSQVWLRCSQVWLRCSQVWLRCSQVRLRCSQVRLRCSQVRLRCSQVRLRCSQVRLRCSQVRLRCSQVRLRCSQVRLRCCQVRLRCSQVRLRCSQVCLRCSQVWLRCSQVSLRCSRVSLRRNLLSLLDNYSCGYR is encoded by the exons ggtcGCCACGTCAAAACAGGGCAGCTCGCTGCCATCAAGGTCATGGACGTCACCGGA gatgaggaggaggagattaAAGCCGAGATCAACATGCTAAAGAAGTACAGCCACCACAGGAACATCGCCACTTACTACGGAGCCTTCGTCAAGAAGAATCCTCCGGGGATGGACGACCAGCTCTGG CTGGTGATGGAGTTCTGTGGCGCCGGTTCGGTGACAGAtctgatcaaaaacaccaaaggGAACTCTCTGAAGGAGGAGTGGATCGCCTACGTCTGCAGGGAGATCCTCAGG GGTCTGACCCACCTCCACCAGCACAAGGTCATCCACCGAGACATCAAGGGCCAGAACGTCCTGCTGACGGAGAACGCCGAGGTCAAGCTGG tggaCTTCGGTGTGAGCGCCCAGCTGGACCGGACGGTGGGTCGCAGGAACACCTTCATCGGGACGCCGTACTGGATGGCCCCGGAGGTGATCGCCTGCGACGAGAACCCCGACGCCACGTATGACTTCAAG agcgATCTGTGGTCGTTGGGAATCACAGCCATCGAGATGGCCGAGGGAGCTCCAC CTCTATGCGACATGCATCCCATGAGGGCGCTCTTCCTCATCCCCAGAAATCCTGCACCGAGGCTCAAATCCAAGAAATG GTCCAAGAAGTTCCAGTCGTTCATCGAGAGCTGTCTGGTGAAGAGCCACAGCCAGCGGCCGAGCACCGAGCAGCTGCTCAAGCATCCCTTCATCAGAGACCTGCCCAACGAACGGCAGGTCCGCATCCAGCTGAAGGACCACATCGACCGCACCAagaagaggagaggggagaggg ATGAAACCGAGTACGAGTACAGCGGCagcgaggaggaggacgaggagaggGACGTCGGAGAGCCCAG CTCCATCATCAACATTCCCGGCGAGTCGACTTTGAGGCGGGACTTCCTGCGCCTCCAGCTGGCCAATAAGGAGCGATCGGAGCTGATCCGCCGTCagcagctggagcagcagcagaacgagGAGCACAAGCGCCAACTGCTGGCCGAGAGGCAGAAACGCATCGAGGAGCAGAAGGAGCAGCGGCGGCGGCTGGAGGAG CAACAGCGTCGTGAGCGAGAgctgaggaagcagcaggagcgagagcagaggaggaggtaCGAGGAGATGGAGCAGCTccggagggaggaggagaggaggcacGCCGAGAGGGAGCAG GAATATATCCGTagacagctggaggaggagcagaggcaGCTGGAgatcctgcagcagcagctcctgcagGAACAGGCCTTACTGCtg GAGTACAAGAGGAAGCAGATCGAGGAGCAGCGGCAGGCCGAGCGTCTTCAGAGGCAGCTTCAGCAGGAACGCGCTTACCTGgtttctctgcagcagcagcagcaggaaacacCGCGACCGCCGGCCGACAAGAAGCAGCTGTACCACTACAAGGACCAGGCGCCGGGCAGCAACGACAAGCCGGCCTGGGCCAAGGAG GTGATGCGTCGCGCTCAGAGCAACTCTCCTCGAGTCCCTCCTAAGAAGTTCCACTCCTTCAGGGAGCCTCGGGACGTCCAGCTGGACAACCTGCTGCGTCTCCCCGGCTACAAGCCCCGCCGCCGCCGCCCGCCGTCCTACCCGGCCCACGGCAGCCCGTCCAGAGAAAACCTCCACGTTCCCAGGATCCGGGTCACCTGCGTCCCGGAACCCGACCCGTCCCAGCCGGTGTTCCGCCGGCCGAGCAGGAGCCCCGAGTCGAGGGGTCGCAGCCCCGGACGCCGG GTGGAGGATCATTATAAGATGAACAGACAGACTTCTCCTACGTTGCAGCATAAAGTCTCCAACCGGATCTCGGACCCGTCGCTGCCGCCGCGATCCGAGTCCTTCAGCAGCGGAGGCATCCAGCAGGCCAGGACTCCGCCCATGCACCGATCCGTAGAGCCTCAG ATGGCCCACCTGGTGCAGGTGAAGAGTCACGGCCTGTCGGGCTCCCAGTCCCTGTACGACCCCCACGGCGTGTCCTCGTCCTCCTCGGCGTCGCCCTCCCCCTCCCGGCCTCCCATGCCCCGGCAGAACTCCGACCCCACCTCCGACACCCCTCCTCCCCCGCCCCTGTCCCGCCTGGCACCCCCCCTCGACAAGCTGGATCGCAGCTCCTGGTTGCGGCAGGACGACGACATGCCGCCCAAG gttccTCAGAGAACCACCTCCATCTCTCCTGCTCTGGTCAGGAAGAACTCTCCTGGAAACGGGCCGGGCCTCGGTCCTCGGGCCGGAGCCCACCTGATCCGGGCCAG caaccccGACCTGCGGAGGACCGACATTTCCATGGAGACGCCCCTGAAAAGGACGAGCAGCGgcagctcctccagctccagcacccccagcTCCCAGGGAGGCTCCAACGAGAGAG gtaaTTCGGCCTCTAAGACTGAAGGTTCAACTCTTTCCTCCCACGACACCAAAGACGACAACAGAGAGCTGACCAGACCCAGCAGGCCTGCA GATCTGACTGCTTTGGCCAAAGAGCTGAGGGAGCTGCGACAGGGCGAGGAGACGAGCCGGCCGCCGGTCAAAGTCACCGACTACTCGTCCTCCAGCGAAGAGTCCCACAGCAGCGAGGATGAGGAGGGAGAGGGCGGAGCCAACGACGGCACGGTGGCGGTCAGCGACATCCCACGGATCAT gccGGCGGCGAGTCAAAGCACCAACGAGTCGTTCGGGATGATGGGAGGACACAACGACTCTCATGGAGATTCGTACGGAAACAGCTCTCAGGACGGAACGCTGATGATGAGAGAG TACGGGATGGGAGGCGGTGGAGGATCCAAGGCTTCCTTCACGCCATTTGTTGATCCGAGGGTCTACGGGACTTCTCCGACCGACGACGACGATAATAACTCTGCCTCAG CGCTATTTGCTGACGAGCTGCTGAAGCAGGAACAGGAGCAGGCCAGACTCAATGAGGCCAGAAAGATCTCTGTGGTCAACGTCAACCCAACCAACATCCGACCGCACAGCGACACGCCTGAGATCCGGAAATACAAGAAACGCTTCAACTCCGAGATCCTGTGTGCCGCTCTGTGGG gcGTGAACCTGCTGGTGGGAACCGAGAACGGCCTGATGCTGCTGGATCGGAGCGGTCAGGGCAAAGTTTACAACCTGATCAACCGACGGCGCTTCCAGCAGATGGACGTCCTGGAGGGACTCAACGTCCTGGTGACCATCTCAG GGAAGAAGAACAAGCTGCGTGTTTACTACCTGTCCTGGCTGAGGAACAGGATATTACACAACGACCCTGAAGTGGAGAAGAAGCAGGGCTGGATTACTGTTGGCGAGCTGGAGGGCTGCGTTCACTACAAAGTCG TCAAGTACGAGAGGATTAAATTCTTGGTGATTGCTCTGAAGAATTCGGTGGAAATCTACGCCTGGGCGCCTAAACCTTACCACAAGTTCATGGCCTTCAAG TCCTTCACTGACCTGCAGCACCGCCCCCTGCTGGTGGACCTGACCGTGGAGGAGGGCCAGAGGCTGAAGGTCATCTACGGATCCAGCGTCGGATTCCACGTCATCGATGTCGACTCCGGAAACCCCTACGACATCTACATCCCCTCACATGTAAGACTCTGTAGAACACCAAGTTTAAGACTTGGGTTAAGGTGTAGTCAGGTTAGTTTAAGGTGTAGTCAGGTTTGGTTAAG GTGTAGTCAGGTTTGGTTAAG GTGTAGTCAGGTTTGGTTAAGGTGTAGTCAGGTTAGGTTAAGGTGTAGTCAGGTTAGGTTAAG GTGTAGTCAGGTTAGGTTAAGGTGTAGTCAGGTTAGGTTAAG GTGTAGTCAGGTTAGGTTAAGGTGTAGTCAGGTTAGGTTAAG GTGTAGTCAGGTTAGGTTAAGGTGTAGTCAGGTTAGGTTAAGGTGTTGTCAGGTTAG GTTAAGGTGTAGTCAGGTTAGGTTAAGGTGTAGTCAGGTTTGTTTAAGGTGTAGTCAGGTTTGGTTAAGGTGTAGTCAGGTTAGTTTAAGGTGTAGTCGGGTTAGTTTAAGGCGTAATTTGTTGAGTTTGTTAGACAACTATAGCTGTGGTTACCGCTAG